The region CGGCCACGTCGTCGGCGAGGGGCAGGGCCTCGGCCCGGGCCCGCACCACGGGGGCCGCCCCCGGCGGCCGCTGCGCGATCATCACCGCGCTCGGCTCGACCGCGAGCAGGGTCCGCGGCGGCTCGTACGACCCCGCGCCCGCCCCCACGTTGACGACCGTGGCGGCGTCCCCGATCGCGGCGGTGATCCGGGCCGCCACCCTCGGGTCCGGCCTGCGGACGGCGCTGTACGTCGTGCCGATCTCGTCGTAAAGCGTCATGATCCCAGTATCGGCATCCCTCCCCGGCATCCGCCGCCGGGCACCCGGTCAGGCGAGCCAGTCCAGCCACTCGCCGTGCGGGCCGGTCATGGCGAGCGGGCGGCCGTCGAGCGCGGTCAGGAACGTCAGCCGGCCCTCCGGCAGACCGGTCGTCAGCCCCGCGAGCCCCGGCAGCCCCGCGAGCACCGAGGACAGCCGGGGCGAGCCCTCGTTGGAGATCCACCGCACCGGAAGGCCGTGGGCCCGCAGGCCGCGCACCAGTGCCACGAACCGGTTCCGCGCTCCGGCGTCGAGGTACGGCATCACCGCGCTGTGGAAGACGACGACCGTCGCCCCGGCGGGCGCGGCGGCGACGAGGCCGGGCAGGGCGGCCGAGGCGTCCCCCCGCACCAGGCGCGGCGGGTCCCGCCTCGCCATCCGCACCGCCCCGCGCAGCCGCGCCAGGCGGTCGTCCTGTCCCGGCCAGACCAGGCACTCCAGCCAGCGCACCGCCTCTTCGTCGCGTACGTCGACGGGGTCGAGGTCGATCCCGGCCCGCCACACGATCTCCGGCGGGTGGTCCGGCACCGGCACCCTGCCGTTCGTCCGGCAGGTGAGCAGGACCGGGCTCGCGACCGGTCCGATCTCCGGCCCACGGCCGGCAGGGTCGTCGTACCGGTAGCGGTAGCGGTCCGGATACAGGCACAGCCCCGCCGACGCGCCCACCTCGATCAGGGCCAGCGGCCGCGGCAGCGCCGCCAGCACGGGCAGCAGGCTCGCGCACCGGCCCGTCTCGTTGGTCTGCGTCCGCCGGGCGAGCACGGTCTCCCGCACCCGGTCCCAGTGCCGTACGGTCCAGGCGCGGAAG is a window of Microbispora sp. NBC_01189 DNA encoding:
- a CDS encoding DUF2332 domain-containing protein; translation: METAEWYRYFAEREVRGHSPVYEALGLAVAADPGLLELIDGLPGPKRQPNLLLAAVRFLGGPYDDFGRFRAWTVRHWDRVRETVLARRTQTNETGRCASLLPVLAALPRPLALIEVGASAGLCLYPDRYRYRYDDPAGRGPEIGPVASPVLLTCRTNGRVPVPDHPPEIVWRAGIDLDPVDVRDEEAVRWLECLVWPGQDDRLARLRGAVRMARRDPPRLVRGDASAALPGLVAAAPAGATVVVFHSAVMPYLDAGARNRFVALVRGLRAHGLPVRWISNEGSPRLSSVLAGLPGLAGLTTGLPEGRLTFLTALDGRPLAMTGPHGEWLDWLA